One genomic segment of Misgurnus anguillicaudatus chromosome 25, ASM2758022v2, whole genome shotgun sequence includes these proteins:
- the rrs1 gene encoding ribosome biogenesis regulatory protein homolog, giving the protein MASCSIEDVLAKAERDEAEKLKSITVNKELDLEFDPGSLLAFDKNRIDTREFKGNNREEFLRSLARDNTQLLINEIWKLPTERVEEVIVAKLPDPTTALPRQKPAPKPKPPTKWEQFAKLKGIQKKKKTNLVWDEVHKEWKRRWGYKRAKDDTKEWLIEVPEKADPNEDQFAKKNKAKKERVARNEYNRLKNIARAQKIKVPGMGLAPTPHQSKAELSQAVSIAKVSTASVGKFQENLPKEKTPKNTGKKRKFQPLIGDFGSEKQKQLDLLKLMDSKNPRLNITKAVNKQMREEDMEAARDRRKAFGKKGHRGNMAGKGKGKAGGKGKGPKGKGPKGKGRKPPMKQGKR; this is encoded by the coding sequence ATGGCTTCTTGTAGTATAGAAGACGTGCTTGCTAAGGCTGAAAGAGACGAAGCCGAAAAGCTTAAGAGTATTACAGTCAACAAAGAGTTGGATCTTGAATTCGATCCAGGTAGCTTGCTTGCGTTTGATAAGAACCGGATAGATACACGGGAATTTAAAGGAAATAATCGGGAGGAGTTTCTGCGTTCCCTGGCAAGAGACAACACGCAACTACTCATCAACGAGATATGGAAACTACCAACCGAGAGAGTTGAAGAAGTAATCGTGGCTAAGCTACCagatccaaccactgcactccCCAGGCAGAAGCCTGCACCCAAACCAAAACCTCCTACAAAATGGGAACAGTTTGCCAAGCTGAAAGGCattcagaagaaaaagaagaccAACTTGGTCTGGGACGAAGTTCACAAGGAATGGAAGAGACGATGGGGATACAAACGTGCCAAAGATGATACCAAGGAATGGTTGATAGAGGTACCAGAGAAGGCAGATCCTAACGAAGACCAGTTTGCAAAGAAAAATAAAGCCAAGAAGGAGAGGGTGGCGAGAAATGAATACAACAGGCTCAAGAACATCGCCAGAGCTCAGAAGATCAAGGTGCCAGGCATGGGGCTCGCACCCACCCCTCATCAGTCAAAAGCAGAGCTGTCACAGGCTGTGAGTATTGCCAAGGTATCCACTGCTTCTGTGGGTAAATTTCAGGAGAACCTGCCCAAGGAGAAAACACCAAAGAACACAGGGAAAAAGAGAAAATTCCAACCTCTTATTGGTGACTTTGGTAGTGAGAAGCAAAAACAGCTGGATTTATTGAAACTAATGGACAGTAAGAATCCACGTCTCAACATCACTAAAGCAGTGAATAAGCAAATGAGGGAAGAGGACATGGAAGCGGCTCGGGACAGAAGGAAGGCATTTGGAAAGAAGGGACACAGAGGAAACATGGCTGGGAAAGGAAAAGGCAAGGCTGGTGGAAAGGGAAAAGGTCCCAAAGGAAAAGGTCCCAAGGGAAAAGGACGTAAACCACCTATGAAGCAAGGAAAGCGCTAA